One stretch of Streptomyces agglomeratus DNA includes these proteins:
- a CDS encoding ATP-binding protein yields MSVTATPCPTGHPGYSQTLPPEAESPAVARRLVRTALAAWGLEDQIDDATVVITELVSNAVDHGRLPSIRVIVSRPTENWLRLGVVDRSKVIPMMRTDSNGDQIRGRGLLVVDALTER; encoded by the coding sequence ATGTCAGTGACCGCCACACCCTGCCCTACAGGACACCCCGGGTACTCCCAGACCCTCCCCCCCGAGGCGGAGAGCCCGGCCGTAGCCCGCAGGCTCGTCCGTACCGCTCTGGCCGCCTGGGGCCTGGAGGACCAAATCGACGACGCCACGGTGGTCATCACCGAGCTGGTCTCGAACGCCGTGGACCATGGCCGCCTCCCCTCGATCCGCGTGATCGTCTCTCGCCCCACCGAGAACTGGCTCCGCCTCGGGGTCGTCGACCGCTCGAAGGTCATCCCGATGATGCGGACCGACTCCAACGGCGATCAGATCCGGGGCCGTGGCCTCCTGGTGGTCGACGCCCTGACCGAGCGCTGA
- a CDS encoding NF041680 family putative transposase — protein MSVLQHGVPRDAFAELSCFRTELYACLTGRRDALFELSDALLCADGPVRTLVELSLEPEHRRGHGALYGGLNCGDLDVARLRRTLAGLPLPRTASGRLVLAVDVSNWLRPDANTSPDRMFCHTYGRGRGSAQMIPGWPYSFVAAVEPGRTSWTAVLDVLRLRPWDDAIAVTAGQVREVFQRLYVAGQWQIGDPPVLVVFDAGYDVTRLAFLLADLPVELLGRMRSDRVLYFPPTPQPAGKRGRKPKHGAEFTFEYPATLPVPSITTVTDTTHYGQAVATAWDRLHPLLTRRSAWADHPGELPIIEGTVIRLRVDHLRGDRHPRPIWLWWSATDATAGDVDRLWQAFLRRFDLEHTFRMFKQTLGWTAPKLREPAAADRWTWLVIAAHTQLRLARPLAEDLRRPWERPARQGRLTPARVRRGFRRLHGKAPQPAGAPKPSTAGPGRPIGTKNKHRARERTVGKQGQPDLTTTITSSRAG, from the coding sequence ATGAGTGTGCTGCAACACGGCGTCCCGCGGGATGCGTTTGCCGAACTGTCATGCTTCCGGACGGAGCTCTATGCCTGTCTGACCGGGCGGCGCGATGCGCTGTTCGAGCTGAGTGATGCCCTGCTGTGCGCGGATGGTCCGGTGAGGACGTTGGTCGAGCTGTCGTTGGAGCCTGAGCACCGGCGTGGGCATGGCGCCTTGTACGGCGGCCTGAACTGCGGGGATCTGGATGTGGCACGCCTGCGCAGGACGCTGGCAGGGCTGCCGCTTCCCCGCACGGCGTCGGGGCGGCTGGTCCTGGCGGTCGATGTGAGCAACTGGTTGCGGCCGGACGCGAATACCAGCCCGGACCGGATGTTCTGCCACACATACGGGCGAGGCAGAGGCTCGGCCCAGATGATCCCCGGTTGGCCCTACTCCTTCGTTGCCGCTGTGGAGCCGGGCCGGACCTCGTGGACGGCCGTGTTGGACGTGCTCCGGCTGCGGCCCTGGGACGACGCGATCGCCGTCACCGCCGGCCAGGTCCGAGAGGTGTTCCAGCGGTTGTATGTGGCAGGCCAGTGGCAGATCGGCGACCCGCCCGTCCTCGTCGTCTTTGATGCCGGCTACGACGTGACCCGCCTGGCCTTCCTGCTCGCGGACCTGCCCGTGGAGTTACTGGGCCGGATGCGTTCGGACCGAGTCCTGTACTTTCCGCCTACGCCCCAGCCGGCGGGCAAGCGCGGGCGTAAACCCAAGCACGGGGCAGAGTTCACCTTCGAGTACCCGGCCACCCTGCCGGTCCCGTCCATCACCACGGTGACCGACACCACTCACTACGGGCAGGCCGTCGCCACGGCGTGGGACCGCCTGCATCCACTGCTGACCCGGCGCTCGGCCTGGGCCGACCATCCCGGAGAGTTGCCGATCATCGAAGGCACCGTCATCCGTCTGCGGGTCGACCACCTTCGCGGCGACCGCCACCCCCGGCCGATCTGGCTGTGGTGGTCGGCCACCGATGCCACCGCCGGGGACGTGGACCGGCTCTGGCAGGCGTTCCTGCGCAGATTCGACCTGGAACACACCTTCAGGATGTTCAAGCAGACGCTGGGCTGGACGGCTCCCAAACTCCGCGAGCCGGCCGCCGCTGACCGTTGGACCTGGCTGGTCATCGCCGCCCACACCCAACTCCGCCTGGCCCGGCCCCTTGCCGAGGACCTTCGCAGACCCTGGGAGCGGCCCGCACGCCAAGGACGTCTCACCCCTGCACGGGTCCGCCGAGGATTTCGCCGCCTCCACGGCAAGGCCCCTCAACCGGCCGGTGCACCGAAACCCAGCACCGCAGGCCCAGGCCGACCAATCGGCACGAAGAACAAGCACCGTGCACGCGAACGCACCGTCGGGAAACAGGGCCAACCGGACCTCACGACAACCATCACAAGCAGCAGAGCTGGATAA
- a CDS encoding NAD(P)H-binding protein, giving the protein MAVVNQTDIPPVLVTGATGRVGRVVVDQLLDAGVPVRALTHRSEAAATLPAKVDVFTGDLTVPETLDPALNGAGAVFLVWTAPPQTAAAVVERLAAHVRRVVFLSSPHQTPHPFFQQPNPMAVLHADIERLIAATGLESTIIRPGMLASNSLAWWAPAIRADEAVRWPYGAAETAPVDDRDIAAVAARTLHQDGYAGGDYVLTGPESLTQAAQVGVIGDALGRRIPFEEMTPDEFRNLSQGTAPSSVVDMLLAAWSAAVGQPAYITTAVADILGTAPRTFRQWAADHAAAFTEGSQGS; this is encoded by the coding sequence ATGGCTGTCGTGAACCAGACAGACATTCCTCCCGTGCTGGTAACCGGGGCGACGGGCCGGGTCGGCCGCGTCGTCGTCGACCAACTCCTCGACGCGGGCGTGCCGGTCCGCGCCCTCACCCATCGCTCCGAGGCGGCGGCGACGCTGCCGGCGAAGGTCGACGTCTTCACCGGCGACCTCACCGTGCCCGAGACACTCGACCCGGCGCTGAATGGCGCCGGTGCGGTCTTCCTCGTCTGGACCGCCCCGCCTCAGACCGCCGCGGCAGTCGTCGAGCGGCTGGCAGCCCACGTGCGGCGGGTCGTTTTCCTCTCCTCCCCGCACCAGACGCCGCACCCCTTCTTCCAGCAGCCCAATCCCATGGCGGTGCTGCACGCCGACATCGAGCGGCTCATCGCGGCCACCGGACTCGAGTCGACGATCATCCGGCCGGGAATGCTCGCGTCGAACTCGCTGGCCTGGTGGGCGCCCGCGATCCGGGCCGACGAGGCCGTCCGTTGGCCTTACGGCGCTGCCGAGACAGCACCCGTCGACGACCGCGACATCGCAGCCGTCGCGGCGCGGACGCTCCATCAGGACGGATACGCCGGAGGCGACTACGTCCTTACGGGCCCCGAATCGCTGACCCAAGCCGCGCAAGTGGGCGTCATCGGCGACGCCCTGGGGCGCCGGATCCCATTCGAAGAGATGACGCCGGACGAGTTCCGAAACCTGTCGCAGGGCACGGCGCCCAGCTCGGTCGTCGACATGCTGCTCGCCGCGTGGAGCGCGGCGGTCGGACAGCCCGCGTACATCACCACTGCGGTGGCCGACATCCTCGGGACGGCGCCGCGAACGTTTCGCCAGTGGGCCGCCGACCACGCCGCCGCGTTCACGGAGGGTTCGCAGGGGTCGTAA
- a CDS encoding transposase — translation MVAGWILRRPEALTESEQLQLRNVCTNCPEIAALTRYVRFVATMLTERQGERLPDWLDAVRQDDLRRLHTLTAGLERDRDAVIAGLTLPWNSGVVEGHVNRIKILKRQMFGRAGFQLLRKRVLLA, via the coding sequence TTGGTTGCCGGATGGATCCTGCGCCGCCCCGAGGCCCTCACGGAGTCCGAACAGCTCCAGCTCAGGAACGTCTGCACCAACTGTCCCGAGATCGCAGCACTCACCCGCTACGTTCGGTTCGTCGCGACCATGCTGACCGAGCGCCAGGGCGAACGACTGCCGGACTGGCTTGACGCCGTCCGGCAGGACGACCTTCGCCGTCTCCACACTCTCACCGCCGGGCTGGAGCGCGACCGTGATGCCGTCATCGCCGGCTTGACCCTGCCCTGGAACTCGGGGGTCGTCGAAGGACATGTCAACAGGATCAAGATCCTCAAGCGCCAGATGTTCGGACGCGCAGGCTTCCAACTCCTACGGAAACGCGTTCTGCTGGCATGA
- a CDS encoding RidA family protein: MTVQRIDPPGSNAAPGLIGQVVTTTGRRLIHLSGQLAWGRLRQLHRRHHAAQAAVIARNITTALAAAGAGPDDIVKEVIYVVDYTPTSPDHPGCPP, from the coding sequence GTGACCGTTCAGCGCATCGACCCTCCCGGTTCGAACGCCGCACCCGGCCTCATCGGCCAGGTCGTCACGACCACCGGCCGTCGACTCATCCACCTCTCCGGGCAGCTCGCCTGGGGACGTCTCCGGCAACTCCACCGGCGGCATCACGCAGCCCAGGCCGCCGTGATCGCCCGCAACATCACCACCGCCCTCGCTGCCGCGGGCGCCGGCCCCGACGACATCGTCAAGGAGGTGATCTACGTCGTCGACTACACCCCTACATCCCCCGACCATCCTGGGTGCCCTCCGTGA
- a CDS encoding tyrosine-type recombinase/integrase, with protein MKGESLVPIDEEIHKLIIDQQQRVLARWTDGCPHLFPRPPENPDGGYPTACSTYWLVLYRWLQLCEFRDQHGRPAHFTPHQWRHTLGTRMINRDVPQEVVRRILDHDTAEMTAHYVRLHDTTVREHWEKARKVNISGQARTRPRRTTRRGGLVQAAALRATQALPNGYCGRPSSSPARTQMPACPARCSSPSSPSFFPSTANTAATSCKSSRPSTGETTPTWRDA; from the coding sequence ATGAAAGGCGAATCCCTGGTCCCCATCGACGAAGAAATCCACAAGCTCATCATCGACCAGCAGCAACGTGTCCTCGCCCGCTGGACCGACGGCTGCCCGCACCTATTTCCCCGGCCGCCGGAGAACCCCGACGGCGGCTATCCGACCGCGTGCTCCACCTACTGGCTGGTCCTCTACCGCTGGCTCCAACTCTGCGAATTCCGCGACCAGCACGGGCGGCCCGCCCACTTCACCCCTCACCAGTGGCGTCATACTCTGGGCACCCGAATGATCAACCGGGACGTCCCGCAAGAAGTTGTACGCCGCATCCTCGACCACGACACCGCCGAGATGACCGCGCACTACGTGCGGCTGCATGACACCACGGTCCGTGAGCACTGGGAGAAGGCCCGCAAGGTCAACATCAGCGGGCAGGCCAGAACTCGACCCCGACGGACCACTCGCCGAGGCGGCCTGGTCCAAGCAGCGGCTCTGCGCGCCACCCAGGCCCTGCCGAACGGCTACTGCGGCCGCCCGTCCAGCAGTCCTGCCCGCACGCAAATGCCTGCCTGCCCTGCCCGATGTTCATCACCATCATCCCCGAGTTTCTTCCCCAGCACAGCCAACACCGCAGCGACATCCTGCAAATCATCACGACCGTCAACCGGCGAAACCACCCCCACCTGGCGAGACGCATAA
- a CDS encoding GNAT family N-acetyltransferase translates to MSSSFSHGHADVVTKRLVLRPWTRSEAIAVLDDTRPPHWADDFPAGGDRVVAGLFEQYPDWLGPYGHRLVIERDSGLVVGSIGLFWPPSKGVLEIGYGIVVSRRGRGYAPEATKALADFALTLPDVHTVSADVELSNPASFRVLEKAGFRRWTTGENNVVKFRISNPDRDLR, encoded by the coding sequence ATGTCTTCCTCTTTTTCACACGGCCACGCCGACGTGGTCACCAAGCGCCTCGTCCTGCGGCCCTGGACCAGGAGCGAGGCCATAGCGGTCCTCGACGACACCCGGCCCCCGCACTGGGCGGACGACTTTCCCGCCGGAGGCGATCGGGTGGTCGCGGGCCTCTTCGAGCAGTACCCCGACTGGCTCGGCCCCTACGGCCACCGTCTGGTCATCGAGCGCGACAGCGGCCTAGTGGTGGGCTCCATCGGCCTGTTCTGGCCGCCCAGCAAGGGGGTCCTTGAGATCGGCTACGGCATCGTAGTCTCCCGGCGTGGCCGAGGCTATGCCCCCGAGGCCACCAAGGCCCTCGCCGACTTCGCCCTCACCTTGCCAGATGTCCACACTGTGTCCGCCGACGTGGAACTGTCGAACCCGGCCTCATTCCGAGTACTGGAGAAGGCCGGCTTCCGCCGCTGGACGACCGGGGAGAACAACGTAGTCAAGTTCAGGATCTCGAACCCGGACCGCGATCTGCGCTGA
- a CDS encoding TetR family transcriptional regulator, with amino-acid sequence MSEPTGLRARKKERTRDTIGDAAISLFLERGFDRVSVNDIAAAAEISKPTLFRYFPTKEDLVLHRFADHQGEAARVVRDRRSGIKPVTALHRHFRVGLDRYDPVTGLNDHPEVVAFHRLVFTTPSLAGRLTRYQLEDEKALADALGEGIQARLLAAQVLAVQRVLARTNWQKIADGRTAHDVQPEAIAEADQAFNQLR; translated from the coding sequence ATGAGCGAGCCGACGGGACTGCGGGCCCGCAAGAAGGAGCGGACGCGCGACACCATCGGCGACGCGGCCATCTCACTGTTCCTGGAGCGCGGCTTCGACCGCGTCTCCGTCAACGACATCGCCGCGGCGGCCGAGATCTCCAAGCCGACCCTCTTCCGGTACTTCCCCACCAAGGAAGACCTGGTGCTGCACCGGTTCGCGGACCACCAAGGAGAGGCGGCACGCGTCGTACGTGACCGCAGGTCCGGCATCAAGCCGGTGACGGCGCTGCACCGGCACTTCCGGGTCGGCCTCGATCGGTACGACCCCGTCACCGGCCTCAACGATCATCCGGAGGTGGTGGCGTTCCATCGGCTGGTGTTCACCACACCGAGCCTGGCAGGACGGCTCACGCGGTACCAGCTCGAGGACGAGAAGGCACTGGCGGACGCCCTCGGCGAAGGCATCCAGGCACGCCTGCTAGCCGCACAGGTACTCGCGGTCCAACGGGTGCTCGCCCGGACCAACTGGCAAAAGATCGCCGACGGTCGAACCGCCCACGACGTCCAACCAGAGGCCATAGCCGAAGCCGACCAGGCATTCAACCAACTGCGGTGA
- a CDS encoding threonine ammonia-lyase, which produces MQETRLDTARIRAARRVIDPVFLDTPLYRCEALEPGLGCTVSIKLETANPVRSFKARGTEVVASLLADDASRAAVCASAGNLGQALAWSGRGRGLDVTVVASRFATRAKLDRIRALDAGLELVDGDHEMARERAVAIARYDGIRLVEDSLDIETCEGAATIGLELVGTELSFDAVLIALGGGALATGVGHVVKALAPEVEVICVQPLGAPAMTHSWRMRRVVTTDSTNTIADGVAGRRPIPAVLNDLLLVADDAVLVQEATIIAGMRMLLDHAGLVVEPSAALGVAAILEDRDRFAGRHVATIVCGSNVDVDAYHRWVGPAPIHRS; this is translated from the coding sequence GTGCAGGAAACGCGTCTCGACACTGCTCGGATCCGGGCGGCTCGCCGGGTAATCGACCCGGTCTTTCTCGACACTCCGCTCTACCGCTGCGAGGCACTGGAGCCCGGCCTCGGGTGCACGGTGAGCATCAAGCTGGAAACGGCGAACCCGGTCCGCAGCTTCAAGGCCCGCGGCACCGAGGTAGTCGCGAGCCTGCTGGCCGACGATGCCTCGCGAGCCGCGGTGTGCGCGAGCGCGGGCAACCTCGGCCAAGCCCTTGCGTGGTCCGGTCGCGGCCGGGGGCTCGACGTTACAGTCGTGGCATCCCGCTTTGCGACTCGGGCCAAGCTTGATCGCATCCGCGCGTTGGACGCCGGATTGGAGCTGGTGGACGGAGACCACGAGATGGCGCGCGAGCGGGCGGTGGCCATCGCGCGGTACGACGGCATCCGGCTGGTCGAAGACAGCCTGGACATCGAAACCTGCGAGGGCGCGGCGACCATCGGCCTGGAACTGGTCGGCACTGAGCTGTCGTTCGACGCCGTCCTGATCGCTCTCGGCGGTGGGGCGCTGGCCACCGGTGTGGGGCATGTGGTGAAGGCCCTGGCACCCGAGGTCGAGGTGATCTGCGTCCAGCCGCTGGGCGCACCGGCGATGACACACTCGTGGCGCATGCGACGAGTGGTCACTACCGACTCGACCAACACGATCGCTGACGGCGTCGCCGGCCGGCGTCCCATCCCGGCCGTCCTAAACGACCTACTCCTGGTAGCCGACGACGCCGTTTTGGTGCAGGAGGCAACGATCATCGCCGGTATGCGGATGCTCCTCGACCACGCGGGCCTCGTCGTCGAGCCGTCGGCCGCGCTCGGCGTCGCGGCGATCCTCGAGGACCGTGACCGCTTCGCCGGCCGACACGTAGCCACCATCGTGTGCGGCAGCAACGTCGATGTAGATGCCTACCACCGCTGGGTCGGCCCGGCTCCCATCCACAGGTCTTGA
- a CDS encoding transposase family protein: protein MLVYPSGVDVSSSALRFLTARLREHRRVLGTRWRRLSAGRQALLTLVYLRNGQPYAQLAAGFGIGTTTVYRYVTEAVGLLAVLAPTLAEAMRAASMKAYLILDGTLLPIDRIAADRPILGVRPRTRQEFEAPAQRSGSGRVRVAVGGGSRRRSRSRPEGGGRAGRPCGCRRRERGEPSGSLANKDVIGSGDVASYEAWQRRCGYSRTAAKWPPGKTTWDLLKVPGE from the coding sequence ATGCTTGTCTACCCGTCCGGCGTCGACGTTTCCAGCTCTGCCCTGCGCTTCCTCACTGCCCGCCTGAGGGAACACCGTCGTGTTCTCGGCACCCGATGGCGGCGCCTGAGCGCGGGTCGCCAAGCCCTGCTCACCCTCGTCTACCTCCGCAACGGCCAGCCGTATGCCCAGCTCGCGGCTGGTTTCGGGATCGGCACCACCACCGTCTACCGCTACGTCACCGAGGCCGTCGGGCTCCTGGCCGTCCTCGCCCCCACGCTCGCCGAAGCCATGCGGGCCGCGTCGATGAAGGCGTATTTGATCCTGGACGGGACGCTTCTGCCGATCGACCGGATCGCCGCCGACCGTCCCATCCTCGGGGTTCGTCCTCGGACGAGGCAGGAGTTTGAGGCGCCGGCGCAACGTTCGGGAAGCGGTCGCGTACGCGTTGCTGTTGGCGGCGGATCACGTCGGCGGTCTCGCAGCCGACCGGAAGGCGGCGGCCGAGCCGGTAGGCCTTGTGGTTGTCGTAGACGAGAACGGGGCGAGCCGTCGGGGTCACTGGCGAACAAGGACGTCATCGGCTCCGGCGACGTTGCCTCGTACGAGGCGTGGCAGCGTCGTTGCGGGTACTCGCGTACCGCCGCGAAGTGGCCCCCGGGCAAGACCACGTGGGACCTGCTCAAGGTTCCTGGGGAATAG
- a CDS encoding type IV toxin-antitoxin system AbiEi family antitoxin domain-containing protein — MNAFNQHPDQVFRARELHELLGMPTDEASVNITRSRLGRLTRQGFLTQPGRGHYQKRT; from the coding sequence GTGAACGCGTTCAACCAGCACCCCGACCAGGTGTTCCGAGCTCGCGAGCTGCACGAACTCCTCGGCATGCCCACCGACGAGGCATCCGTCAACATCACCCGCAGCCGCCTCGGCCGCCTCACCCGCCAAGGCTTCCTCACCCAACCCGGACGAGGCCATTACCAGAAACGGACTTAA
- a CDS encoding NACHT domain-containing protein, translating to MPRIIGQPEGKDWRHRSRFPLFLRHHGSRAWQAVVRRVHLLHMRYAARRQVPALRIWWKKSSGRAFWRYLAYAGGVLFLTWFALGLYAIFSYSDSPLKGWCEGKGMSCGIVSGTLSPLLSLGFATAVFLLIPYPKVARKVRRHAKRDPRSLVPTAGTILEDVVGRRELCQVIIRSLYDRAIRRPYLLVGSVGAGKTAVLVQLTQMLAEKGAVPVPIRLREVDQDGSRLDFAEAGRKRFREMVDSDLLSGGHGDRVWRQLVADERAVVIADGLEELFVQGTQQKERDIAIRKAIRRAKRQGLPLVIASRPHPPLEESDAAIIDLEPLSEEAALEYLSESSPEPDELRLDRIVKTAMISEAPLYLQITRRLRQHHRLEYLTHSKEWEDLDTRNADRATLRLRLLETWKNALVKGHLCEDYALSSQPRAATVEVVSALACIGLLEDSLEVDFGQLIDPTDGTGNRPGRKDVTRGTRLKYRRIQQPKSTQPTRENKFPEIWDALKRRLNVGSEGNDIAMPYGAATSDCLNYLSLYATQGENLGLVETIGDRVRFQHSLIQTYLGARFLSEVSDNRLEAALREPKPGRELLMALVLNSRMPKLDQNSPIPKSHRMKSMAQLLLSMTDSRRDAKAFDIYAAALEIDRMEEESDGGSHETIASAALKNWNKITVGDQRSIDEAKENLVHRFGETARAIGKAREDTDPAHSEKPAYEQLLEIVLREPMYQVRLAVAQEFGASGDVAFDVLRTRFPLLDDGRQHPEYDPQDQYEIQYEKAVIEESKAFERFRRENTEKGSVISARHRALEHEYREKKMQSAENTSHGLGSYP from the coding sequence ATGCCTCGAATCATCGGACAGCCGGAAGGGAAGGACTGGCGGCACCGCTCGCGTTTTCCTCTCTTCCTGCGTCACCACGGCTCCCGGGCATGGCAGGCAGTCGTGCGCAGGGTCCACCTGCTACACATGCGCTATGCCGCCCGACGCCAAGTCCCTGCTCTCAGAATTTGGTGGAAGAAGTCGTCGGGGCGCGCCTTCTGGAGGTATCTGGCGTATGCGGGAGGAGTTCTCTTCCTGACCTGGTTCGCACTAGGTTTGTACGCCATCTTCAGCTACTCCGACAGTCCGCTAAAGGGTTGGTGTGAAGGTAAGGGCATGTCTTGCGGCATCGTCAGCGGCACCCTGAGCCCTTTGCTGAGCCTTGGATTTGCAACCGCAGTTTTCCTGCTCATTCCTTATCCGAAAGTCGCTCGAAAGGTGCGCAGGCACGCGAAGAGAGATCCTCGTTCTTTGGTTCCAACGGCCGGGACGATCCTCGAGGATGTCGTTGGGCGCCGGGAGCTTTGTCAGGTCATCATACGGTCGCTTTATGACCGTGCCATACGCCGTCCCTACCTCTTGGTGGGAAGTGTGGGTGCCGGAAAGACTGCCGTGCTCGTTCAACTCACTCAAATGCTGGCGGAAAAGGGTGCTGTACCCGTGCCAATTCGGCTTCGGGAAGTCGATCAGGACGGTTCACGGCTTGACTTCGCAGAAGCTGGTCGGAAGAGGTTCCGCGAGATGGTCGACTCCGACCTTCTCTCTGGTGGACACGGCGACCGGGTGTGGAGGCAGCTTGTCGCCGATGAGAGGGCCGTCGTCATCGCAGATGGACTTGAAGAGCTGTTCGTGCAGGGTACCCAGCAGAAGGAGCGCGATATCGCCATCCGTAAAGCGATTCGGAGAGCCAAACGACAGGGGCTTCCGCTCGTGATCGCCTCCCGGCCTCATCCGCCACTGGAAGAATCAGATGCGGCGATCATCGATCTTGAACCACTGAGCGAAGAAGCGGCGTTGGAGTACCTGTCGGAGAGCTCCCCCGAGCCGGACGAGCTCCGCCTGGACCGGATCGTCAAGACCGCGATGATCTCTGAAGCTCCGCTGTATCTGCAGATCACGCGGCGCTTGCGACAACACCATCGACTGGAATACTTGACCCACAGCAAAGAGTGGGAGGACTTGGACACCCGCAATGCCGATCGTGCAACACTTCGGCTCCGCCTTCTCGAAACTTGGAAGAACGCGCTGGTCAAGGGACACCTCTGCGAGGACTATGCGCTATCGTCCCAGCCCCGCGCGGCGACGGTCGAGGTTGTCTCAGCCTTGGCCTGCATCGGACTTCTCGAGGATAGCCTGGAAGTCGACTTCGGTCAGTTGATTGATCCGACCGATGGGACGGGAAACCGACCTGGGCGCAAGGACGTAACGCGCGGTACCCGCCTAAAATACCGCAGAATTCAGCAGCCAAAATCTACACAGCCCACACGGGAGAACAAGTTCCCCGAGATCTGGGATGCGCTCAAGCGACGTCTCAATGTTGGCTCCGAGGGCAATGACATTGCCATGCCCTACGGGGCCGCTACCTCTGACTGTCTTAACTACCTTTCCCTGTACGCCACTCAGGGTGAGAACTTGGGCCTGGTCGAGACGATCGGCGATCGGGTTCGATTCCAACACAGCCTCATCCAGACCTACCTCGGAGCTCGCTTCTTGAGTGAAGTTTCCGACAACCGCCTGGAGGCGGCGCTGCGCGAACCCAAGCCTGGCAGGGAACTGCTCATGGCTCTGGTCCTCAACTCACGGATGCCAAAACTGGATCAAAACTCGCCGATACCAAAATCGCATCGGATGAAGTCCATGGCACAACTGCTTCTCAGCATGACTGACTCACGCCGGGATGCCAAAGCATTCGACATTTACGCTGCCGCACTTGAGATCGACCGGATGGAGGAGGAATCCGACGGCGGCTCGCATGAAACCATCGCCAGCGCCGCTCTCAAGAACTGGAATAAAATCACTGTTGGCGATCAACGGTCGATCGACGAAGCAAAGGAAAACCTAGTCCACCGGTTCGGGGAAACAGCCCGAGCTATCGGCAAGGCAAGAGAAGACACCGATCCCGCCCACAGTGAGAAGCCGGCGTATGAGCAGCTCCTTGAGATTGTCCTCAGAGAGCCCATGTATCAGGTCAGGCTGGCAGTGGCCCAGGAATTCGGTGCGTCCGGTGACGTTGCGTTCGACGTGCTGCGAACTCGTTTCCCCTTGTTGGACGACGGGCGCCAGCATCCCGAGTACGACCCGCAGGATCAGTACGAGATACAATACGAAAAGGCAGTAATCGAGGAAAGTAAAGCGTTCGAGCGATTCAGGCGTGAAAATACCGAAAAGGGCAGTGTGATCTCCGCAAGGCACCGCGCACTTGAACACGAGTACCGTGAGAAAAAAATGCAATCCGCCGAGAATACATCGCACGGGCTTGGCTCGTACCCATGA